One region of Pseudomonas glycinae genomic DNA includes:
- the gpmI gene encoding 2,3-bisphosphoglycerate-independent phosphoglycerate mutase — translation MTTTPKPLVLMILDGFGHSDSPESNAVYAAKKPVLDRLWATVPNGLISGSGMDVGLPDGQMGNSEVGHMNLGAGRVVYQDFTRVTKAIRDGEFFENPTICAAVDKAVAAGKAVHFMGLLSDGGVHSHQDHLIAMAELAFKRGAEKIYLHAFLDGRDTPPKSAASSIELLDATFQALGKGRIASLIGRYYAMDRDNRWDRVAQAYNLIVDGKGEFNAATAQEGLEAAYARGESDEFVKATSIGEPVKVEDGDAVVFMNFRADRARELSRVFVEDGFKEFERARQPKVQYVGLTQYAASIPAPAAFAPGSLENVLGDYLAKNGKTQLRIAETEKYAHVTFFFSGGREEPFPGEERILIPSPKVATYDLQPEMSAPEVTDRIVEAIENQRYDVIVVNYANGDMVGHSGVFEAAVKAVECLDTCVGRIVEALEKVGGEALITADHGNVEQMADEATGQAHTAHTTEPVPFIYVGKRDLKVREGGVLADVAPTMLKLLGLEKPAEMTGTSILV, via the coding sequence ATGACTACCACGCCTAAACCTTTGGTCCTGATGATTCTCGACGGCTTCGGTCACAGCGACAGCCCCGAGTCCAACGCCGTCTATGCGGCCAAGAAGCCTGTGCTGGATCGCCTGTGGGCCACCGTGCCGAACGGCTTGATCTCGGGCAGCGGCATGGACGTCGGTCTGCCGGACGGCCAGATGGGCAACTCCGAAGTCGGCCACATGAACCTCGGCGCCGGGCGCGTGGTGTATCAGGACTTCACCCGTGTGACCAAAGCGATCCGCGACGGCGAGTTCTTCGAGAACCCGACCATCTGCGCCGCCGTGGACAAGGCCGTGGCCGCCGGCAAGGCCGTGCATTTCATGGGGCTGCTGTCGGACGGCGGCGTTCACAGCCACCAGGATCACCTGATCGCCATGGCCGAACTGGCCTTCAAGCGCGGTGCCGAAAAAATCTACCTGCACGCCTTCCTCGATGGCCGTGACACGCCGCCGAAGAGCGCTGCCTCGTCGATCGAACTGCTCGACGCGACCTTCCAGGCGCTGGGCAAGGGCCGCATCGCCAGCCTGATTGGTCGCTACTACGCCATGGATCGCGACAACCGTTGGGATCGCGTGGCCCAGGCCTACAACCTGATCGTCGACGGCAAGGGCGAATTCAACGCCGCCACCGCCCAGGAAGGCCTGGAAGCCGCCTACGCCCGCGGCGAGAGCGACGAATTCGTCAAAGCCACCAGCATCGGCGAGCCGGTAAAAGTCGAAGACGGCGACGCCGTGGTGTTCATGAACTTCCGCGCCGACCGCGCCCGCGAGCTGAGCCGCGTATTTGTCGAAGATGGTTTCAAGGAATTCGAGCGCGCACGCCAGCCAAAAGTGCAATACGTGGGCCTGACCCAATACGCCGCCAGCATCCCGGCCCCCGCAGCCTTTGCCCCGGGCAGCCTGGAAAACGTGCTCGGCGACTACCTGGCGAAAAACGGCAAGACCCAGCTGCGCATCGCCGAAACCGAGAAATACGCCCACGTGACCTTCTTCTTCTCCGGTGGTCGCGAAGAACCGTTCCCGGGCGAAGAACGCATCCTGATTCCGTCGCCGAAAGTCGCCACCTATGACTTGCAGCCGGAGATGAGCGCGCCGGAAGTCACCGATCGCATCGTCGAGGCCATCGAGAACCAGCGTTACGACGTGATCGTGGTCAACTACGCCAATGGCGACATGGTCGGCCATAGCGGCGTGTTCGAAGCCGCGGTCAAAGCCGTGGAATGCCTGGACACCTGCGTCGGCCGCATCGTCGAAGCCCTGGAAAAAGTCGGCGGCGAAGCGTTGATCACCGCCGACCATGGCAACGTCGAGCAGATGGCTGACGAAGCCACCGGGCAAGCGCACACCGCACACACCACCGAGCCGGTGCCGTTCATCTATGTCGGCAAGCGCGACCTGAAAGTCCGCGAAGGCGGCGTGCTGGCGGACGTGGCGCCGACCATGCTGAAACTGCTGGGCCTGGAAAAACCGGCGGAAATGACTGGCACTTCGATTCTGGTGTAA
- the ntrC gene encoding nitrogen regulation protein NR(I), translating into MSRSETVWIVDDDRSIRWVLEKALQQEGMTTQSFDSADGVMSRLARQQPDVIISDIRMPGASGLDLLARIREQHPRLPVIIMTAHSDLDSAVASYQGGAFEYLPKPFDVDEAVSLVKRANQHAQEQQGLEVAPTLTRTPEIIGEAPAMQEVFRAIGRLSHSNITVLINGESGTGKELVAHALHRHSPRAASPFIALNMAAIPKDLMESELFGHEKGAFTGAANLRRGRFEQADGGTLFLDEIGDMPADTQTRLLRVLADGEFYRVGGHVPVKVDVRIIAATHQNLETLVHAGKFREDLFHRLNVIRIHIPRLSDRREDIPTLAKHFLSRAAQELAVEPKLLKSETEEYLKNLPWPGNVRQLENTCRWITVMASGREVHISDLPPELLSLPQDSAPVTNWEQALRQWADQALARGQSSLLDSAVPAFERIMIETALKHTAGRRRDAAVLLGWGRNTLTRKIKELGMKVDGGDDDEGDEG; encoded by the coding sequence ATGAGCCGTAGTGAAACCGTGTGGATCGTCGATGACGACCGTTCTATCCGTTGGGTTCTGGAAAAAGCCCTGCAACAGGAAGGCATGACCACCCAGAGCTTCGACAGTGCCGATGGCGTGATGAGCCGCCTCGCGCGCCAGCAGCCGGACGTGATCATCTCTGACATCCGCATGCCGGGTGCCAGCGGCCTGGACCTGCTGGCGCGGATCCGCGAGCAGCACCCGCGGCTGCCGGTGATCATCATGACCGCTCACTCCGATCTGGACAGCGCTGTTGCCTCCTATCAGGGCGGCGCGTTCGAATACCTGCCCAAGCCGTTCGATGTCGACGAAGCGGTGTCGCTGGTCAAGCGCGCCAATCAGCATGCCCAGGAGCAGCAAGGCCTGGAAGTCGCCCCGACCCTGACCCGCACCCCGGAAATCATCGGCGAAGCGCCGGCAATGCAGGAAGTGTTTCGCGCCATCGGGCGCCTGAGCCATTCCAATATCACCGTGCTGATCAACGGCGAATCCGGCACCGGTAAAGAACTGGTGGCCCACGCCCTGCACCGCCACAGCCCGCGTGCAGCCTCGCCGTTCATCGCGCTGAACATGGCGGCGATCCCGAAAGACCTGATGGAATCCGAGCTGTTCGGCCACGAAAAAGGCGCGTTCACCGGTGCGGCCAACCTGCGTCGCGGCCGCTTCGAACAGGCCGACGGCGGCACGCTGTTCCTCGATGAAATCGGCGACATGCCGGCGGATACCCAGACCCGACTGCTGCGGGTGCTGGCCGATGGCGAGTTCTATCGCGTCGGCGGACATGTGCCGGTCAAGGTCGATGTACGGATCATCGCCGCAACGCACCAGAATCTGGAAACCCTGGTTCACGCCGGGAAATTCCGTGAGGACTTGTTCCACCGCCTCAACGTGATCCGCATCCACATCCCGCGCCTGTCGGACCGTCGCGAAGACATCCCGACCCTGGCCAAGCACTTCCTCAGCCGCGCCGCGCAAGAACTGGCGGTGGAGCCTAAGCTGCTGAAAAGCGAGACCGAGGAATACCTGAAGAACCTGCCATGGCCGGGCAACGTGCGGCAGCTGGAAAACACCTGCCGCTGGATCACGGTGATGGCGTCCGGACGCGAAGTGCACATCAGCGATCTGCCGCCGGAACTGCTGAGCCTGCCGCAGGACTCGGCGCCGGTGACCAACTGGGAACAGGCGCTGCGTCAGTGGGCCGATCAGGCCCTGGCGCGCGGTCAGTCGAGCCTGCTCGACAGCGCGGTGCCGGCGTTCGAGCGAATCATGATCGAGACCGCGTTGAAGCACACTGCCGGACGTCGTCGCGACGCAGCCGTGCTGCTGGGCTGGGGCCGGAACACCTTGACCCGCAAGATCAAGGAACTCGGCATGAAGGTCGATGGCGGGGATGACGATGAGGGCGATGAAGGCTGA
- a CDS encoding tRNA (cytidine(34)-2'-O)-methyltransferase, with the protein MFHVILFQPEIPPNTGNVIRLCANSGCHLHLIEPLGFEMDDKRLRRAGLDYHEYATLQRHADLASCLESLGHPRLFAFTTKGSRPFHDAAFVPGDAFIFGPESRGLPPEVLDALPGEQRLRLPMREGCRSLNLSNTVAVAVYEAWRQNDFK; encoded by the coding sequence ATGTTTCACGTCATCCTTTTTCAACCGGAAATTCCGCCGAACACCGGCAACGTTATCAGGCTGTGCGCCAACAGCGGCTGCCACCTGCATTTGATCGAACCGCTGGGCTTCGAGATGGACGACAAGCGCCTGCGCCGCGCCGGTCTCGACTACCACGAGTATGCCACTTTGCAGCGCCACGCCGACCTCGCCAGTTGCCTGGAAAGCCTCGGTCATCCACGGCTGTTCGCCTTCACCACCAAGGGTTCGCGGCCGTTTCACGATGCCGCGTTCGTCCCCGGCGATGCGTTCATCTTCGGCCCGGAAAGCCGTGGCCTGCCGCCGGAAGTGCTCGATGCCCTGCCCGGCGAACAGCGCCTGCGCCTGCCGATGCGCGAAGGCTGCCGCAGCCTGAACCTGTCGAACACCGTGGCGGTGGCCGTGTACGAAGCGTGGCGGCAGAACGACTTCAAATAA
- the grxC gene encoding glutaredoxin 3, producing the protein MSDVIVYSSDYCPYCSRAKYLLANKGVAFEEIKVDGKPQVRAAMAQKAGRTSVPQIWIGDTHVGGCDDLYALERAGKLDALLKA; encoded by the coding sequence ATGAGCGACGTCATCGTCTACTCCAGCGATTACTGCCCTTACTGCTCGCGCGCCAAGTACCTGCTCGCGAACAAAGGCGTGGCCTTCGAAGAGATCAAGGTCGATGGCAAGCCGCAGGTGCGCGCCGCCATGGCCCAGAAGGCCGGACGCACGTCCGTGCCGCAGATCTGGATCGGCGACACCCACGTCGGCGGATGTGATGATTTGTATGCCCTGGAGCGTGCCGGCAAGCTCGACGCGCTGCTCAAGGCCTGA
- the secB gene encoding protein-export chaperone SecB, whose product MTDQQNTAASEEETAPQFSLQRIYVRDLSFEAPKSPAIFRQQWDPAVALDLNTRQKALEGDFYEVVLTLSVTVKNGEEVAFIAEVQQAGIFLIKNLDAASMSHTLGAFCPNILFPYARETLDSLVTRGSFPALMLAPVNFDALYAQELQRMQEAGETPTVQ is encoded by the coding sequence ATGACTGACCAACAGAACACTGCAGCCAGCGAAGAAGAAACCGCACCGCAATTCTCCTTGCAGCGCATCTACGTACGCGACCTGTCCTTCGAAGCCCCGAAAAGCCCGGCGATCTTCCGCCAGCAGTGGGATCCGGCGGTCGCTCTGGATCTGAACACCCGCCAGAAAGCCCTGGAAGGTGATTTCTACGAAGTCGTGCTGACCCTGTCCGTCACCGTGAAAAACGGTGAAGAAGTGGCCTTCATCGCTGAAGTGCAACAGGCCGGTATCTTCCTGATCAAGAACCTGGACGCGGCTTCGATGAGCCACACCCTGGGTGCGTTCTGCCCGAACATCCTGTTCCCTTACGCTCGCGAAACCCTGGACAGCCTGGTGACCCGCGGTTCGTTCCCGGCCCTGATGCTGGCCCCGGTGAACTTCGACGCCCTGTACGCGCAAGAGCTGCAGCGCATGCAGGAAGCCGGCGAGACCCCGACCGTTCAGTAA
- a CDS encoding rhodanese-like domain-containing protein, whose amino-acid sequence MVAHLIEFATNHYILVGIFVVLLALLLAHTVQGGGKSLSTGELTALVNKEAGVVVDIRPSKDYAAGHIVGAVNIPQDKLAARIGELEKHKAKTIILVDALGQTAGTHARELMKAGFTAAKLSGGISSWKGDNLPLVK is encoded by the coding sequence ATGGTTGCTCACCTGATTGAATTTGCCACTAACCACTACATTCTTGTCGGTATCTTCGTCGTACTGCTGGCTTTGCTGCTGGCGCATACGGTGCAGGGCGGCGGTAAAAGCCTGAGCACGGGCGAGCTGACCGCTCTGGTCAACAAGGAAGCCGGCGTGGTGGTGGACATCCGTCCGAGCAAGGACTATGCCGCTGGTCACATCGTTGGCGCGGTGAACATTCCCCAGGACAAACTGGCCGCCCGCATCGGCGAGCTGGAAAAACACAAGGCCAAGACCATCATTCTGGTCGACGCCCTGGGCCAGACCGCCGGCACCCACGCCCGCGAGCTGATGAAGGCCGGCTTCACCGCCGCCAAGCTGTCCGGCGGGATTTCCAGCTGGAAAGGCGACAACCTGCCGTTGGTGAAGTGA
- the glnL gene encoding nitrogen regulation protein NR(II): MTISDALHRLLLDNLTTATILLDSELRLEYMNPAAEMLLAISGQRSHGQFISELFTESTEALNSLRQAVEQAHPFTKREAMLTALTGQTLTVDYAVTPILSNGATLLLLEVHPRDRLLRITKEEAQLSKQETSKMLVRGLAHEIKNPLGGIRGAAQLLARELPEDSLRDYTNVIIEEADRLRNLVDRMLGSNKLPSLALCNIHEVLERVCQLVEAESQGCITLVRDYDPSIPDVLIDREQMIQAVLNIVRNAMQAISSQNELRLGRISLRTRAMRQFTIGHVRHRLVTKIEIIDNGPGIPAELQETIFFPMVSGRPDGTGLGLAITQNIISQHQGLIECDSHPGHTTFSIFLPLEQGATST, encoded by the coding sequence CTCGACAATCTGACCACCGCCACCATCCTGCTCGACAGCGAATTGCGCCTCGAGTACATGAACCCGGCGGCGGAGATGCTGCTGGCCATCAGCGGTCAGCGCAGCCATGGGCAGTTCATCAGCGAGCTGTTCACCGAGTCCACCGAGGCGCTCAATTCGTTGCGCCAGGCGGTGGAGCAGGCGCACCCGTTTACCAAGCGCGAAGCGATGCTCACTGCCCTCACCGGCCAGACCCTGACCGTGGATTACGCGGTGACGCCGATCCTCAGCAACGGCGCGACCCTGCTTTTGCTGGAAGTCCATCCTCGTGACCGCCTGTTGCGGATCACCAAGGAAGAGGCCCAGTTGTCGAAGCAGGAAACCAGCAAGATGCTGGTGCGCGGCCTGGCCCACGAGATCAAGAACCCGCTCGGCGGCATTCGTGGCGCTGCGCAACTGCTGGCCCGGGAACTGCCGGAAGACAGCCTGCGCGACTACACCAACGTGATCATCGAAGAGGCCGACCGCCTGCGCAATCTGGTCGACCGCATGCTCGGTTCGAACAAACTGCCGTCGCTGGCCTTGTGCAACATCCACGAAGTGCTGGAGCGCGTCTGCCAACTGGTCGAGGCCGAAAGCCAGGGCTGCATCACACTGGTGCGCGATTACGACCCGAGCATCCCCGATGTCCTGATCGACCGCGAACAAATGATTCAGGCGGTGCTGAACATCGTGCGCAACGCGATGCAGGCCATCAGCAGCCAGAACGAGCTGCGCCTGGGCCGCATCAGCCTGCGTACCCGCGCCATGCGCCAGTTCACCATCGGCCACGTCCGCCATCGCCTGGTGACCAAGATCGAGATCATCGACAACGGTCCGGGCATTCCGGCGGAACTCCAGGAAACCATCTTCTTTCCCATGGTCAGCGGCCGTCCGGACGGTACCGGGCTGGGCCTGGCCATCACCCAGAACATCATCAGCCAGCACCAGGGCCTGATCGAGTGTGACAGCCATCCAGGCCACACCACGTTCTCGATCTTTCTGCCACTGGAACAAGGAGCCACATCGACATGA